The following are encoded together in the Peromyscus leucopus breed LL Stock chromosome 1, UCI_PerLeu_2.1, whole genome shotgun sequence genome:
- the LOC114687736 gene encoding olfactory receptor 13G1, translating to MNNSIVKEFTILGLTQKSELQGLLFIIFLFIYLVAFFGNMLIVIAIIYNTTLHTPMYVLLLALAVVDIICTTSIIPKMLGTMLTSENSISYGGCMSQLFFFTWSLGAEMVLFTTMAYDRYVAICFPLRYSTIMNHFTCAALLSIVMGIAVTNSWVHTGLILRLTFCGPNTIDHFFCEIPPLLALSCSPVRVNEVMVYVADLTLAVGDFTLTCISYGFIIAAILRIRTTEGKKKAFSTCSSHLMVVSLYYSPVIYTYIRPASSYNFERDKVVAALYTLVTPTLNPIVYSFRNKEMQAGIRKVFAFLKR from the coding sequence ATGAACAACAGCATTGTTAAAGAGTTTACAATTCTGGGACTCACTCAAAAGTCTGAACTTCAGGGACTTCTTTTCATTATCTTCCTTTTTATCTACCTTGTGGCTTTCTTTGGTAATATGCTAATTGTCATTGCTATAATCTACAACACTACCTTGCACACCCCAATGTATGTTCTTCTTCTGGCCCTGGCTGTTGTGGACATCATCTGCACAACGAGCATCATTCCAAAGATGCTAGGAACAATGCTAACATCAGAAAATTCGATCTCATATGGAGGCTGCATGTCTCAGCTCTTCTTCTTTACATGGTCCCTGGGGGCTGAGATGGTGCTCTTCACtaccatggcctatgaccgctacgTGGCCATTTGTTTCCCACTTCGGTACAGTACTATTATGAACCACTTTACATGTGCAGCCTTGCTCAGCATCGTCATGGGTATTGCAGTAACCAATTCCTGGGTGCACACAGGTCTCATTCTAAGGCTGACTTTCTGTGGGCCAAATACAATTGACCACTTCTTCTGTGAAATACCCCCACTGCTAGCTTTGTCCTGCAGTCCCGTGAGAGTCAATGAGGTGATGGTTTATGTTGCTGATCTCACCCTGGCTGTGGGAGACTTCACCCTCACTTGCATTTCCTATGGCTTTATCATTGCTGCTATTCTCCGCATCCGTACGACAGAGGGCAAGAAGAAAGCCTTCTCCACATGCTCATCCCACCTTATGGTGGTGTCCCTTTACTATTCCCCTGTGATCTATACCTATATCCGACCTGCATCCAGCTACAACTTTGAAAGGGACAAGGTGGTAGCTGCACTTTATACTCTAGTAACTCCCACATTAAACCCAATAGTGTACAGTTTCCGGAACAAGGAGATGCAAGCAGGAATTAGGAAAGTGTTTGCTTTCCTGAAACGCTAA
- the LOC114687737 gene encoding LOW QUALITY PROTEIN: calcium-binding mitochondrial carrier protein Aralar2-like (The sequence of the model RefSeq protein was modified relative to this genomic sequence to represent the inferred CDS: substituted 1 base at 1 genomic stop codon), with the protein MAAAKVALTKRADPAELRPIFLKYASIEKNGEFFMSPNDFVTRYLNIFGESQPNPKTVELLSGVVDQTKDGLISFQEFLAFESVLCAPDALFMVAFQLFDKAGKGEVTFEDVKQVFGQTTIHQHIPFNWDSEFVQLHFGKERKRHLTYAEFTQFLLEIQLEHAKQAFVQQDSAKTGKVTAIDFRDIMVTIRPHVLTPFVEECLVAAAGGTTSHQVSFSYFNGFNSLLNNMELIRKIYSTLAGSRKDVEVTKEEFALAAQKFGXVTPMEVDILFQLADLYEPRGRMTLADIERIAPLEEGMLPFNLAEAQRQQQASGDVARPVLLQVAESAYRFGLGSVAGAVGATAVYPIDLVKTRMQNQRSTGSFVGELMYKNSFDCFKKVLRYEGFFGLYRGLLPQLLGVSPEKAIKLTVNDFVRDKFMHKDGSVPLSAEIFAGGCAGGSQVIFTNPLEIVKIRLQVAGEITTGPRVSALSVVRDLGFFGIYKAAKACFLRDIPFSAIYFPCYAHVKASFANEDGQVSPGSLLLAGAIAGMPAASLVTPADVIKTRLQVAARAGQTTYTGVMDCFRKILREEGPKALWKGAAAHVFRSSPQFGVTLLTYELLQRWFYVDFGGVKPVGSEPVPKSRITLPAPNPDHVGGYKLAVATFAGIENKFGLYLPLFKPSTSTSDVTGGGP; encoded by the coding sequence ATGGCGGCCGCCAAGGTGGCTTTAACTAAGAGAGCAGATCCAGCTGAGCTTAGACCAATATTTTTGAAGTATGCGAGCATTGAAAAAAACGGTGAATTTTTTATGTCTCCCAATGACTTTGTCACTCggtatttgaatatttttggaGAAAGCCAGCCCAACCCAAAGACTGTGGAACTTTTAAGTGGTGTGGTGGATCAAACCAAAGATGGGTTAATATCCTTCCAAGAATTTCTAGCATTTGAATCTGTCCTGTGTGCTCCAGATGCCTTGTTTATGGTGGCCTTCCAGCTGTTCGACAAGGCTGGTAAAGGAGAGGTCACTTTTGAGGATGTTAAGCAAGTTTTTGGACAGACTACAATTCACCAACATATTCCATTTAACTGGGATTCGGAATTTGTGCAACTACAttttggaaaagaaaggaaaagacacctTACGTATGCGGAGTTCACTCAGTTTTTGCTGGAAATACAGCTGGAGCATGCGAAGCAAGCCTTTGTGCAGCAAGACAGTGCCAAGACTGGGAAAGTCACCGCCATTGACTTCCGGGACATCATGGTCACCATCCGCCCCCACGTCCTGACTCCTTTTGTTGAAGAATGTCTAGTAGCTGCCGCCGGAGGCACGACATCCCATCAAGTTAGTTTCTCCTATTTTAATGGATTTAATTCACTCCTTAACAACATGGAACTCATTAGAAAGATCTACAGCACTCTGGCTGGCAGCAGGAAAGACGTGGAGGTGACTAAGGAGGAATTTGCTCTGGCAGCCCAGAAGTTTGGTTAGGTTACACCCATGGAAGTTGACATCTTGTTTCAGTTAGCAGATTTATATGAGCCAAGGGGACGCATGACCTTAGCAGACATTGAGCGGATTGCTCCCCTAGAAGAAGGAATGCTGCCCTTCAACTTGGCTGAGgcccagaggcagcagcaggcctCGGGTGATGTCGCACGGCCAGTTCTTCTCCAGGTGGCAGAGTCAGCCTACAGGTTTGGTCTGGGTTCTGTTGCTGGAGCCGTTGGAGCCACCGCTGTGTATCCTATTGACCTTGTGAAGACTCGAATGCAGAACCAGCGGTCGACTGGCTCCTTTGTGGGAGAGCTCATGTATAAGAACAGCTTTGACTGTTTCAAGAAAGTGCTCCGCTACGAAGGCTTCTTCGGACTGTACAGAGGTTTGCTGCCACAGTTACTGGGAGTCTCTCCGGAGAAGGCCATAAAACTTACAGTGAACGATTTTGTGAGAGATAAGTTCATGCACAAAGATGGCTCGGTCCCACTTTCGGCAGAGATTTTTGCTGGTGGCTGTGCAGGAGGCTCCCAGGTAATTTTCACAAACCCTTTAGAAATCGTCAAGATACGCCTGCaagtggctggagagatcacCACCGGCCCCAGAGTCAGTGCTCTGTCTGTGGTGCGAGACCTGGGCTTCTTTGGCATCTACAAGGCTGCCAAAGCATGCTTTCTGCGGGACATTCCTTTCTCGGCCATCTACTTCCCGTGCTATGCCCATGTGAAGGCCTCCTTTGCAAACGAAGATGGGCAGGTGAGCCCAGGAAGTCTGCTCTTAGCTGGTGCTATAGCCGGTATGCCGGCAGCATCCTTAGTGACCCCTGCTGATGTTATCAAGACTAGATTACAGGTGGCTGCCCGGGCTGGCCAGACCACTTACACCGGTGTGATGGACTGCTTCAGAAAGATCCTTCGGGAAGAAGGCCCAAAAGCCTTGTGGAAAGGAGCTGCTGCTCATGTGTTCCGGTCCTCGCCACAGTTTGGGGTCACCTTGCTGACTTATGAATTGCTACAGCGATGGTTCTATGTCGATTTTGGAGGAGTGAAGCCCGTGGGATCCGAGCCAGTTCCTAAATCCCGGATTACTCTGCCTGCTCCCAATCCTGACCATGTCGGGGGCTATAAACTGGCAGTTGCAACGTTTGCAGGCATTGAAAACAAGTTTGGACTTTACCTACCTCTCTTCAAGCCGTCGACATCTACCTCAGACGTGACTGGTGGGGGCCCGTAG